The Coffea eugenioides isolate CCC68of chromosome 8, Ceug_1.0, whole genome shotgun sequence genome has a segment encoding these proteins:
- the LOC113781148 gene encoding uncharacterized protein LOC113781148 isoform X2 has translation MELSLAKPQTLRKPLMLKDYLLDDLSSCSSSGFRTYPRRQCCTSVGFLLEINLKNKPPKHFKRPPLKNPSKPLPSAFQRAINAVKSLPFAAVKSSSSTSSSKLRLTLLPRSLSRKLLKRSFWKRNDRKEIPRLEPISQLIVQNTSPPSDFTTTTTTTGDRYSSSSESNSWWDSDFTASDDSTASGNSSEVKILNEIHHDVVLVENTFRNKNYSYYLSKRLPNDKVVGSKRAAVKVGGDDSIAATSSSSDSCTSSNIIKKWPSEDEREQFSPVSVLDCPFDEDDEVSSPFQHRLARKEGTKKRLMKKINRFERLTQLEPVNLQKRIALSESDQESNESPQRHSSESVFILDSEEEENQASDKPFKLLQLVKATIPSISQHFKADHDNLLLDFFKEGMEEDSSSPEHAKVLTRRVKLDDELLKVANSWIMGQPRELFLEWDVQKNREAYIRDMERGWTWRKLNEEKEEVALELEVEVFASLMNEMLNDLL, from the exons ATGGAGCTGAGTTTAGCAAAGCCGCAAACGTTAAGAAAGCCATTGATGCTAAAAGATTATCTTCTTGATGATCTGAGCTCATGTTCCTCGAGTGGTTTTCGAACATATCCACGCAGACAATGCTGCACTTCCGTTGGATTTCTCCTCGAAATCAACCTCAAGAACAAGCCACCTAAGCACTTCAAAAGACCACCTCTTAAAAATCCCTCAAAACCATTACCATCAGCTTTTCAAAGAGCTATTAACGCCGTCAAGAGCCTCCCATTTGCGGCCGTCAagtcttcatcttccacttcttCTAGTAAGCTCAGATTAACTCTTTTACCCAGAAGTCTCTCAAGAAAGCTTCTCAAACGGAGCTTCTGGAAGAGAAATGATCGGAAAGAGATCCCACGGTTGGAACCCATTAGCCAGCTCATTGTCCAGAATACATCTCCGCCGTCGGAtttcaccaccaccaccaccaccaccggCGATCGCTATAGTTCTAGTAGCGAGAGTAACAGTTGGTGGGACAGTGATTTTACTGCCTCAGATGATTCCACCGCCAGCGGTAACTCTTCTGAGGTTAAAATTTTAAATGAGATCCACCACGATGTCGTTTTGGTGGAGAATACTTTCAGAAATAAAAATTACTCCTACTACCTTAGCAAGCGTTTACCAAACGACAAAGTGGTCGGCAGCAAAAGAGCAGCAGTAAAAGTCGGTGGTGATGATTCCATAGCCGCAACTTCCAGCAGCAGTGATAGCTGCACCAGCTCTAATATCATCAAG AAGTGGCCAAGTGAAGATGAGAGGGAACAGTTCAGTCCAGTGTCCGTGTTAGACTGCCCATTTGATGAGGATGATGAGGTTTCCTCACCTTTTCAACATAGACTTGCACGTAAGGAAG GAACTAAGAAAAGGCTAATGAAGAAGATCAACAGATTTGAAAGGCTCACTCAGCTGGAACCTGTGAACCTGCAAAAAAGAATTGCATTATCAGAGTCTGATCAAGAATCAAATGAAAGCCCTCAGCGTCATTCATCAGAATCTGTCTTCATATTGGACAGCGAAGAGGAGGAGAATCAAGCATCGGATAAACCATTCAAATTGCTTCAGCTGGTGAAGGCCACAATCCCATCAATCAGCCAACATTTCAAGGCTGATCATGACAACCTACTCTTGGATTTCTTTAAggaaggaatggaagaggaCAGTAGCAGCCCCGAACATGCTAAGGTGCTAACTAGAAGGGTGAAACTTGATGATGAGCTGCTAAAGGTCGCGAATAGCTGGATTATGGGGCAACCACGCGAACTGTTTCTGGAATGGGATGTGCAAAAGAACAGGGAAGCTTATATTCGCGACATGGAAAGAGGATGGACGTGGAGGAAGCTGAATGAGGAGAAAGAGGAAGTGGCTTTGGAGTTGGAAGTTGAGGTTTTTGCTTCTCTGATGAATGAGATGTTGAACGATCTTTTATGA
- the LOC113781148 gene encoding uncharacterized protein LOC113781148 isoform X3: MELSLAKPQTLRKPLMLKDYLLDDLSSCSSSGFRTYPRRQCCTSVGFLLEINLKNKPPKHFKRPPLKNPSKPLPSAFQRAINAVKSLPFAAVKSSSSTSSSKLRLTLLPRSLSRKLLKRSFWKRNDRKEIPRLEPISQLIVQNTSPPSDFTTTTTTTGDRYSSSSESNSWWDSDFTASDDSTASGNSSEVKILNEIHHDVVLVENTFRNKNYSYYLSKRLPNDKVVGSKRAAVKVGGDDSIAATSSSSDSCTSSNIIKKWPSEDEREQFSPVSVLDCPFDEDDEVSSPFQHRLARTKKRLMKKINRFERLTQLEPVNLQKRIALSESDQESNESPQRHSSESVFILDSEEEENQASDKPFKLLQLVKATIPSISQHFKADHDNLLLDFFKEGMEEDSSSPEHAKVLTRRVKLDDELLKVANSWIMGQPRELFLEWDVQKNREAYIRDMERGWTWRKLNEEKEEVALELEVEVFASLMNEMLNDLL; this comes from the exons ATGGAGCTGAGTTTAGCAAAGCCGCAAACGTTAAGAAAGCCATTGATGCTAAAAGATTATCTTCTTGATGATCTGAGCTCATGTTCCTCGAGTGGTTTTCGAACATATCCACGCAGACAATGCTGCACTTCCGTTGGATTTCTCCTCGAAATCAACCTCAAGAACAAGCCACCTAAGCACTTCAAAAGACCACCTCTTAAAAATCCCTCAAAACCATTACCATCAGCTTTTCAAAGAGCTATTAACGCCGTCAAGAGCCTCCCATTTGCGGCCGTCAagtcttcatcttccacttcttCTAGTAAGCTCAGATTAACTCTTTTACCCAGAAGTCTCTCAAGAAAGCTTCTCAAACGGAGCTTCTGGAAGAGAAATGATCGGAAAGAGATCCCACGGTTGGAACCCATTAGCCAGCTCATTGTCCAGAATACATCTCCGCCGTCGGAtttcaccaccaccaccaccaccaccggCGATCGCTATAGTTCTAGTAGCGAGAGTAACAGTTGGTGGGACAGTGATTTTACTGCCTCAGATGATTCCACCGCCAGCGGTAACTCTTCTGAGGTTAAAATTTTAAATGAGATCCACCACGATGTCGTTTTGGTGGAGAATACTTTCAGAAATAAAAATTACTCCTACTACCTTAGCAAGCGTTTACCAAACGACAAAGTGGTCGGCAGCAAAAGAGCAGCAGTAAAAGTCGGTGGTGATGATTCCATAGCCGCAACTTCCAGCAGCAGTGATAGCTGCACCAGCTCTAATATCATCAAG AAGTGGCCAAGTGAAGATGAGAGGGAACAGTTCAGTCCAGTGTCCGTGTTAGACTGCCCATTTGATGAGGATGATGAGGTTTCCTCACCTTTTCAACATAGACTTGCAC GAACTAAGAAAAGGCTAATGAAGAAGATCAACAGATTTGAAAGGCTCACTCAGCTGGAACCTGTGAACCTGCAAAAAAGAATTGCATTATCAGAGTCTGATCAAGAATCAAATGAAAGCCCTCAGCGTCATTCATCAGAATCTGTCTTCATATTGGACAGCGAAGAGGAGGAGAATCAAGCATCGGATAAACCATTCAAATTGCTTCAGCTGGTGAAGGCCACAATCCCATCAATCAGCCAACATTTCAAGGCTGATCATGACAACCTACTCTTGGATTTCTTTAAggaaggaatggaagaggaCAGTAGCAGCCCCGAACATGCTAAGGTGCTAACTAGAAGGGTGAAACTTGATGATGAGCTGCTAAAGGTCGCGAATAGCTGGATTATGGGGCAACCACGCGAACTGTTTCTGGAATGGGATGTGCAAAAGAACAGGGAAGCTTATATTCGCGACATGGAAAGAGGATGGACGTGGAGGAAGCTGAATGAGGAGAAAGAGGAAGTGGCTTTGGAGTTGGAAGTTGAGGTTTTTGCTTCTCTGATGAATGAGATGTTGAACGATCTTTTATGA
- the LOC113781148 gene encoding uncharacterized protein LOC113781148 isoform X1, with translation MELSLAKPQTLRKPLMLKDYLLDDLSSCSSSGFRTYPRRQCCTSVGFLLEINLKNKPPKHFKRPPLKNPSKPLPSAFQRAINAVKSLPFAAVKSSSSTSSSKLRLTLLPRSLSRKLLKRSFWKRNDRKEIPRLEPISQLIVQNTSPPSDFTTTTTTTGDRYSSSSESNSWWDSDFTASDDSTASGNSSEVKILNEIHHDVVLVENTFRNKNYSYYLSKRLPNDKVVGSKRAAVKVGGDDSIAATSSSSDSCTSSNIIKKWPSEDEREQFSPVSVLDCPFDEDDEVSSPFQHRLARKEAGTKKRLMKKINRFERLTQLEPVNLQKRIALSESDQESNESPQRHSSESVFILDSEEEENQASDKPFKLLQLVKATIPSISQHFKADHDNLLLDFFKEGMEEDSSSPEHAKVLTRRVKLDDELLKVANSWIMGQPRELFLEWDVQKNREAYIRDMERGWTWRKLNEEKEEVALELEVEVFASLMNEMLNDLL, from the exons ATGGAGCTGAGTTTAGCAAAGCCGCAAACGTTAAGAAAGCCATTGATGCTAAAAGATTATCTTCTTGATGATCTGAGCTCATGTTCCTCGAGTGGTTTTCGAACATATCCACGCAGACAATGCTGCACTTCCGTTGGATTTCTCCTCGAAATCAACCTCAAGAACAAGCCACCTAAGCACTTCAAAAGACCACCTCTTAAAAATCCCTCAAAACCATTACCATCAGCTTTTCAAAGAGCTATTAACGCCGTCAAGAGCCTCCCATTTGCGGCCGTCAagtcttcatcttccacttcttCTAGTAAGCTCAGATTAACTCTTTTACCCAGAAGTCTCTCAAGAAAGCTTCTCAAACGGAGCTTCTGGAAGAGAAATGATCGGAAAGAGATCCCACGGTTGGAACCCATTAGCCAGCTCATTGTCCAGAATACATCTCCGCCGTCGGAtttcaccaccaccaccaccaccaccggCGATCGCTATAGTTCTAGTAGCGAGAGTAACAGTTGGTGGGACAGTGATTTTACTGCCTCAGATGATTCCACCGCCAGCGGTAACTCTTCTGAGGTTAAAATTTTAAATGAGATCCACCACGATGTCGTTTTGGTGGAGAATACTTTCAGAAATAAAAATTACTCCTACTACCTTAGCAAGCGTTTACCAAACGACAAAGTGGTCGGCAGCAAAAGAGCAGCAGTAAAAGTCGGTGGTGATGATTCCATAGCCGCAACTTCCAGCAGCAGTGATAGCTGCACCAGCTCTAATATCATCAAG AAGTGGCCAAGTGAAGATGAGAGGGAACAGTTCAGTCCAGTGTCCGTGTTAGACTGCCCATTTGATGAGGATGATGAGGTTTCCTCACCTTTTCAACATAGACTTGCACGTAAGGAAG CAGGAACTAAGAAAAGGCTAATGAAGAAGATCAACAGATTTGAAAGGCTCACTCAGCTGGAACCTGTGAACCTGCAAAAAAGAATTGCATTATCAGAGTCTGATCAAGAATCAAATGAAAGCCCTCAGCGTCATTCATCAGAATCTGTCTTCATATTGGACAGCGAAGAGGAGGAGAATCAAGCATCGGATAAACCATTCAAATTGCTTCAGCTGGTGAAGGCCACAATCCCATCAATCAGCCAACATTTCAAGGCTGATCATGACAACCTACTCTTGGATTTCTTTAAggaaggaatggaagaggaCAGTAGCAGCCCCGAACATGCTAAGGTGCTAACTAGAAGGGTGAAACTTGATGATGAGCTGCTAAAGGTCGCGAATAGCTGGATTATGGGGCAACCACGCGAACTGTTTCTGGAATGGGATGTGCAAAAGAACAGGGAAGCTTATATTCGCGACATGGAAAGAGGATGGACGTGGAGGAAGCTGAATGAGGAGAAAGAGGAAGTGGCTTTGGAGTTGGAAGTTGAGGTTTTTGCTTCTCTGATGAATGAGATGTTGAACGATCTTTTATGA